In Peromyscus eremicus chromosome X, PerEre_H2_v1, whole genome shotgun sequence, the sequence tctcagcatttaggaggcagaggtgggtgaatCATtgaggcaagttccaggacagcataagctacagagagaaaccctgcctcaaaagacaaagaacaaaaacaaaaacaaaacaaaacaaaaaacaaacaaacaaaaaacaaaaaccaaaaaaaaaaacccacaaaaaatgCCACCCCCAAACCCACTTCCTTCCCTCCATTAACTGTATTGGTTACTTACTACCTCTTCTTTGTCTTAGCCCTCCCAGTACTAGCATGGAGTTTTCTAAGAGAATATGGTCAAATGATGTTTATGGAACAGATAAGTATATGAGCATTTGGGCCTAACCGAATACTACTTAAGtccacattttttaattaaaattttttcatatagCAAATTTTGATCACATTGTTTCCCCTATTCAACCTCCTCCCAGGTAAATAAACCAAAGACATTTATTTAACTCTTTTATTAAATACAGAGAAAACGTTTTAATGCAAATATTAAccacattactatttttctatttctctgtttcatatatttttactgttgaattatttaaaattaattttagagaAATGTTTTTTACAATTCTATCTTATCTTGAAGTAGATAGATTAGCTAATAAAAGCTTCGCCAATTTCTTTTATAATGAAACTCTTTCTTTTAACACTGATGAACATGTGTGAACAATATAGTTTTTATTGAATGAATCATACTGATAGACTAAaaagaacatttgaaaaattaaaattaaacaaaaggcaGATCATTTTCCAAACTGCCCATACAGAACAGGAACACAAAGCTATTCACCACCTTCCCTCTAGCTACAAACAGTCCTTCACTACCTCTTTCAGTAGCTGCCCTCTTGAACTACAGAGTAAAATCAAAAAGCTCTAACTTCCCCAGATGTGGGAGGACCTGTTTGACGTGGTTGTGGAACATTTAATTGCCGTGGATTAATGTGTCACCGAGTATCCCAGCAGCTCcagctctttcttcctcatctctcagAGCCTCATCATACCAGGACTGGAAGGCACTGGGAACTGTATGGTTGATCTTAGCCCAGAACTCCAGGATCTTCATCTTGCTTGTCTCAGCATGAGATCTCGGGCCCCACCGAAACTCATAGCTTGCAGGGTGGCTGTTAGGCACCTGACGGTACTCCAGGTATTTAAGCTTCACTAAATCTTGAGTGATAAGCTTCCTGGGTTCCccaaaaatgaaatgtttctttcCATCATATATTTTCATCTTATTCAGGAATTCCCAGATCTTTTCCTCAGTGGCACAGTTTCCTTTCAGGAATATCACACCTAGGAGATTCATTAGCAGGCCAGTCTTGGGAAGTCCCCTGCCTCTAGTCACAGTGCCATTGTTAGGGAGATTCATTTTGCTGACAAGGATGTAGGAGTGCTTTATAGAATCCACTTCCTTTAAGTCCACACCGAACACCACCTCTATGTTGAAAGAAGCTTTTTTGAGGATTTCAAAGAAGCGTTTTCTATGCTCTTTGGTGATCACCTTCAACATATCTGCTTTCAGAATGggttttttcattttatacatcTGCATCATGTATTTCACTACCACTCGGACTGTGCCCATGAGAGAGCTTCTAGGGGGCTTCATAGTGGAGGATGAGGACTTGGAAGAATCTTGTTTTCTCTTAATTCTATAGTTACCTCCTTTGTATGATCTTGTAGGAGAAACACACTTAGACTCAGTGGTAGAAAAGGCTCTCTGAGGCACCTTGGAAGTGCTTTGTAGCCTGCAGGCTGATTTTGTACGGGTAGTAACCCCTAAATAAGGAGAAGATGGAAGTAGAGAGCTTTTCTCCTCTATTGTAGGGGCCTGAACACTCTGGAGATCTCGGGTCTCACCTTCAGTCTGGTGGCATTTTTCTCGGGCTTGGAGCTTACTCTTCTGACCCCGAGGCATGATGATCTTGTTCAGGAACAATAAGCAGGAGTGTAGGCTAGCAAGCCAGTGATgcagtcacctggaaagagaatGGGATTGCATAAGTACCTccagcacagacacagacataactCTTGGCTTTAAGGAGCCCACCTTTTCAGGATTCAGAGAAAGTACTGTCTTAAGAAGTCAGCGGGCACTTGTTCCGATCAGCCTGTCCTCTGATAACATTATGAAACTAAAGTGCGAATTCGACTGCAGCCTGCCGCACCCCCTGCTTGGTGTGT encodes:
- the LOC131899445 gene encoding melanoma-associated antigen B3-like, which produces MPRGQKSKLQAREKCHQTEGETRDLQSVQAPTIEEKSSLLPSSPYLGVTTRTKSACRLQSTSKVPQRAFSTTESKCVSPTRSYKGGNYRIKRKQDSSKSSSSTMKPPRSSLMGTVRVVVKYMMQMYKMKKPILKADMLKVITKEHRKRFFEILKKASFNIEVVFGVDLKEVDSIKHSYILVSKMNLPNNGTVTRGRGLPKTGLLMNLLGVIFLKGNCATEEKIWEFLNKMKIYDGKKHFIFGEPRKLITQDLVKLKYLEYRQVPNSHPASYEFRWGPRSHAETSKMKILEFWAKINHTVPSAFQSWYDEALRDEEERAGAAGILGDTLIHGN